The following are encoded together in the Streptomyces sp. NBC_00358 genome:
- the metK gene encoding methionine adenosyltransferase — translation MSRRLFTSESVTEGHPDKIADQISDTILDALLREDPTSRVAVETLITTGLVHVAGEVTTKAYAPIAQLVRDKILEIGYDSSKKGFDGASCGVSVSIGSQSPDIAQGVDTAYESRVEGDEDELDKQGAGDQGLMFGYATDETPNLMPLPIHLAHKLSRRLSDVRKNGTIPYLRPDGKTQVTIEYDGDKAVRLDTVVVSSQHASDIDLDSLLAPDIREFVVEPELKALLEDGIKLETEGYRLLVNPTGRFEIGGPMGDAGLTGRKIIIDTYGGMARHGGGAFSGKDPSKVDRSAAYAMRWVAKNVVAAGLASRCEVQVAYAIGKAEPVGLFVETFGTAKVDAEKIETAITDVFDLRPAAIIRDLDLLRPIYAQTAAYGHFGRELPDFTWERTDRVEALRKAVGL, via the coding sequence GTGTCCCGTCGCCTGTTCACCTCGGAGTCCGTGACCGAGGGCCACCCCGACAAGATCGCTGACCAGATCAGCGACACCATTCTCGATGCGCTCCTGCGCGAGGACCCCACATCCCGGGTCGCCGTGGAGACGCTCATCACGACCGGCCTGGTGCACGTGGCCGGAGAGGTCACGACCAAGGCGTACGCGCCGATCGCCCAGCTCGTTCGCGACAAGATCCTCGAGATCGGCTACGACTCGTCGAAGAAGGGCTTCGACGGAGCGTCCTGTGGCGTGTCGGTGTCGATCGGCTCCCAGTCCCCGGACATCGCGCAGGGTGTCGACACGGCGTACGAGTCCCGTGTCGAGGGTGACGAGGACGAGCTGGACAAGCAGGGCGCGGGCGACCAGGGCCTGATGTTCGGGTACGCGACGGACGAGACCCCGAACCTGATGCCGCTCCCGATCCACCTCGCGCACAAGCTCTCGCGCCGGCTGTCCGACGTCCGCAAGAACGGGACCATCCCGTACCTGCGTCCCGACGGCAAGACCCAGGTCACCATCGAGTACGACGGCGACAAGGCGGTCCGTCTGGACACCGTCGTCGTCTCCTCGCAGCACGCCTCGGACATCGACCTGGACTCGCTGCTCGCTCCCGACATCCGCGAGTTCGTGGTGGAGCCGGAGCTGAAGGCCCTCCTCGAAGACGGCATCAAGCTGGAGACCGAGGGCTACCGCCTGCTGGTGAACCCGACCGGCCGCTTCGAGATCGGCGGCCCGATGGGCGACGCCGGCCTCACCGGCCGCAAGATCATCATCGACACGTACGGCGGCATGGCCCGCCACGGCGGCGGCGCCTTCTCCGGCAAGGACCCGTCCAAGGTCGACCGCTCCGCCGCGTACGCCATGCGCTGGGTCGCGAAGAACGTCGTCGCCGCGGGCCTCGCCTCGCGCTGCGAGGTCCAGGTCGCCTACGCCATCGGCAAGGCCGAGCCGGTCGGTCTGTTCGTCGAGACCTTCGGCACCGCCAAGGTCGACGCCGAGAAGATCGAGACCGCCATCACGGACGTCTTCGACCTCCGTCCGGCGGCCATCATCCGCGACCTCGACCTGCTCCGCCCGATCTACGCGCAGACCGCCGCGTACGGTCACTTCGGCCGCGAGCTGCCCGACTTCACGTGGGAGCGCACGGACCGGGTGGAAGCGCTGCGCAAGGCCGTGGGCCTGTAG
- the pyrF gene encoding orotidine-5'-phosphate decarboxylase, with amino-acid sequence MRLEPFGARLRRAMDERGPLCVGIDPHASLLADWGLGDDIAGLERFSRTVVEALAERVAVLKPQSAFFERFGSRGIAVLEKSVEQARAAGALVVMDAKRGDIGSTMAAYAETFLRKDAPLFSDALTVSPYLGYGSLKPAVELARESGAGLFVLALTSNPEGGEVQHAVRADGRTVGATMLGHLAAENADERPLGSFGAVVGATLGDLSSYDLDINGPLLAPGIGAQGATAADLAGVFGSAVRNVVPNVSRGVLRHGPDVMALRESAEGFAEEIRAAVAAA; translated from the coding sequence ATGAGACTGGAACCCTTCGGCGCGCGCCTTCGCCGCGCCATGGACGAGCGCGGTCCCCTGTGCGTGGGCATCGACCCGCACGCCTCCCTGCTCGCCGACTGGGGGCTCGGCGACGACATCGCGGGTCTGGAGCGCTTCAGCCGCACGGTCGTGGAGGCGCTGGCCGAGCGGGTCGCCGTCCTGAAGCCGCAGAGCGCGTTCTTCGAGCGGTTCGGGTCGCGCGGGATCGCCGTCCTGGAGAAGTCGGTCGAACAGGCGCGTGCGGCCGGGGCGCTGGTCGTGATGGACGCCAAGCGCGGCGACATCGGCTCGACCATGGCCGCGTACGCCGAGACCTTCCTGCGCAAGGACGCGCCGCTGTTCTCGGACGCGCTGACCGTCTCGCCGTACCTGGGCTACGGCTCGCTGAAGCCGGCGGTGGAACTGGCGCGCGAGAGCGGTGCGGGTCTCTTCGTCCTCGCGCTCACCTCGAACCCGGAGGGCGGCGAGGTGCAGCACGCCGTCCGGGCGGACGGACGCACCGTCGGAGCGACGATGCTCGGGCACCTCGCCGCCGAGAACGCGGACGAGCGGCCGCTCGGTTCCTTCGGAGCGGTCGTCGGCGCCACGCTGGGCGATCTCTCCTCGTACGACCTGGACATCAACGGCCCGCTCCTGGCGCCCGGCATCGGTGCCCAGGGAGCGACGGCGGCCGATCTGGCGGGTGTCTTCGGATCCGCCGTGCGCAATGTCGTCCCGAACGTGAGCCGGGGTGTTCTGCGTCACGGTCCCGACGTGATGGCCCTGCGCGAGTCCGCGGAGGGGTTCGCGGAGGAGATCAGGGCGGCCGTGGCGGCCGCCTGA
- the carB gene encoding carbamoyl-phosphate synthase large subunit, which yields MPKRTDIQSVLVIGSGPIVIGQAAEFDYSGTQACRVLRAEGLRVILVNSNPATIMTDPEIADATYVEPITPEFVEKIIAKERPDVLLPTLGGQTALNTAISMHEQGVLEKYGVELIGANVEAINKGEDRDLFKGVVEAVRAKIGHGESARSVICHTMDDVINGVDTLGGYPVVVRPSFTMGGAGSGFAHDEEELRRIAGQGLTLSPTTEVLLEESILGWKEYELELMRDKNDNVVVVCSIENFDPMGVHTGDSITVAPAMTLTDREYQRLRDIGIAIIREVGVDTGGCNIQFAVNPEDGRIIVIEMNPRVSRSSALASKATGFPIAKIAAKLAVGYTLDEIPNDITEKTPASFEPTLDYVVVKAPRFAFEKFPSADSTLTTTMKSVGEAMAIGRNFTEALQKALRSLEKKGSQFTFVGEPGDKAELLREAVRPTDGRINTVMQAIRAGATQEEVFEFTKIDPWFVDQLFLIKEIADDLAAVAKLDPELLAEAKRHGFSDVQIAEIRGLREDVVREVRHALGVRPVYKTVDTCAAEFAAKTPYFYSSYDEESEVAPREKPAVIILGSGPNRIGQGIEFDYSCVHASFALSDAGYETVMVNCNPETVSTDYDTSDRLYFEPLTLEDVLEIVHAESLAGPIAGVIVQLGGQTPLGLAQALKDNGVPVVGTPPEAIHAAEDRGAFGRVLAEAGLPAPKHGTATTFTEAKAIADEIGYPVLVRPSYVLGGRGMEIVYDETRLSSYIAESTEISPSRPVLVDRFLDDAIEIDVDALYDGEELYLGGVMEHIEEAGIHSGDSACALPPITLGGFDIKRLRVSTEAIAKGVGVRGLINIQFAMAGDILYVLEANPRASRTVPFTSKATAVPLAKAAARISLGATVAELRAEGLLPANGDGGTLPLDAPISVKEAVMPWSRFRDIHGRGVDTVLGPEMRSTGEVMGIDSVFGTAYAKSQAGAYGPLPTKGRAFISVANRDKRSMIFPARELVAHGFELMATSGTAEVLKRNGIHATVVRKQSEGEGPNGEKTIVQLIHDGEVDLIVNTPYGTGGRLDGYEIRTAAVARSVPCLTTVQALAAAVQGIDALNRGDVGVRSLQEHAEHLIASRD from the coding sequence GTGCCTAAGCGCACCGATATCCAGTCCGTCCTGGTCATCGGCTCCGGCCCGATCGTCATCGGCCAGGCCGCCGAGTTCGACTATTCCGGCACCCAGGCGTGCCGTGTCCTGCGCGCCGAGGGCCTGCGGGTCATCCTCGTCAACTCCAACCCGGCGACGATCATGACCGACCCGGAGATCGCCGACGCCACCTACGTCGAGCCGATCACCCCCGAGTTCGTCGAGAAGATCATCGCCAAGGAGCGCCCCGACGTCCTGCTGCCGACCCTCGGCGGCCAGACGGCCCTCAACACCGCGATCTCCATGCACGAGCAGGGTGTGCTGGAGAAGTACGGCGTCGAGCTGATCGGCGCCAACGTCGAGGCCATCAACAAGGGCGAGGACCGCGACCTCTTCAAGGGTGTCGTCGAGGCCGTCCGCGCGAAGATCGGGCACGGCGAGTCCGCCCGCTCCGTCATCTGCCACACCATGGACGACGTCATCAACGGCGTCGACACGCTCGGCGGCTACCCCGTCGTCGTCCGGCCCTCCTTCACCATGGGCGGCGCCGGCTCCGGCTTCGCCCACGACGAGGAGGAGCTGCGCCGCATCGCCGGACAGGGCCTCACGCTCTCCCCGACCACCGAGGTGCTCCTGGAGGAGTCCATCCTCGGCTGGAAGGAGTACGAACTGGAGCTGATGCGCGACAAGAACGACAACGTCGTGGTCGTCTGCTCCATCGAGAACTTCGACCCCATGGGCGTCCACACCGGCGACTCCATCACCGTCGCCCCGGCCATGACACTCACCGACCGCGAGTACCAGCGGCTGCGCGACATCGGCATCGCGATCATCCGCGAGGTCGGCGTGGACACCGGCGGCTGCAACATCCAGTTCGCGGTCAACCCCGAGGACGGCCGCATCATCGTCATCGAGATGAACCCGCGCGTCTCCCGGTCCTCGGCGCTCGCCTCCAAGGCGACCGGCTTCCCGATCGCCAAGATCGCGGCCAAGCTCGCCGTCGGCTACACGCTCGACGAGATCCCCAACGACATCACCGAGAAGACCCCGGCGTCCTTCGAGCCGACCCTCGACTACGTCGTCGTGAAGGCCCCGCGCTTCGCCTTCGAGAAGTTCCCGTCCGCCGACTCCACCCTGACGACCACCATGAAGTCGGTCGGCGAGGCCATGGCGATCGGCCGCAACTTCACCGAGGCGCTGCAGAAGGCGCTGCGCTCGCTGGAGAAGAAGGGCAGCCAGTTCACCTTCGTGGGTGAACCCGGTGACAAGGCCGAGCTGCTGCGCGAGGCCGTCCGTCCCACCGACGGCCGCATCAACACCGTCATGCAGGCCATCCGCGCGGGCGCCACCCAGGAGGAGGTCTTCGAGTTCACGAAGATCGACCCCTGGTTCGTCGACCAGCTGTTCCTGATCAAGGAGATCGCGGACGACCTGGCCGCCGTCGCCAAACTCGACCCCGAGCTGCTCGCCGAGGCCAAGCGGCACGGCTTCTCCGACGTCCAGATCGCCGAGATCCGCGGGCTGCGCGAGGACGTCGTCCGCGAGGTGCGGCACGCGCTGGGCGTGCGCCCGGTCTACAAGACGGTCGACACCTGCGCCGCCGAGTTCGCGGCCAAGACGCCGTACTTCTACTCCTCCTACGACGAGGAGTCCGAGGTCGCGCCGCGCGAGAAGCCCGCGGTGATCATCCTGGGCTCCGGCCCGAACCGCATCGGCCAGGGCATCGAGTTCGACTACTCCTGCGTCCACGCCTCCTTCGCGCTCAGCGACGCGGGCTACGAGACCGTGATGGTCAACTGCAACCCCGAGACCGTCTCCACGGACTACGACACCTCCGACCGCCTGTACTTCGAGCCGCTGACGCTGGAGGACGTGCTGGAGATCGTGCACGCGGAGTCGCTGGCCGGTCCGATCGCCGGTGTGATCGTGCAGCTCGGCGGCCAGACCCCGCTCGGTCTGGCGCAGGCGCTCAAGGACAACGGCGTGCCGGTCGTCGGCACCCCGCCCGAGGCGATCCACGCCGCCGAGGACCGCGGCGCCTTCGGGCGGGTCCTCGCGGAGGCGGGGCTGCCGGCCCCCAAGCACGGCACCGCCACCACCTTCACCGAGGCCAAGGCCATCGCCGACGAGATCGGCTACCCCGTCCTCGTCCGGCCCTCGTACGTCCTCGGCGGCCGCGGCATGGAGATCGTGTACGACGAGACGCGGCTGTCCTCGTACATCGCCGAGTCGACCGAGATCAGCCCCTCCCGGCCGGTCCTGGTCGACCGCTTCCTCGACGACGCGATCGAGATCGACGTCGACGCGCTGTACGACGGCGAGGAGCTCTACCTCGGCGGCGTCATGGAGCACATCGAGGAGGCCGGCATCCACTCCGGCGACTCGGCGTGCGCGCTCCCGCCGATCACCCTCGGCGGGTTCGACATCAAGCGGCTGCGCGTCTCGACGGAGGCCATCGCCAAGGGCGTCGGCGTCCGCGGCCTGATCAACATCCAGTTCGCGATGGCCGGCGACATCCTCTACGTCCTCGAAGCCAACCCGCGCGCCTCGCGCACCGTCCCCTTCACCTCGAAGGCGACCGCGGTGCCGCTCGCGAAGGCCGCCGCCCGCATCTCGCTGGGCGCGACCGTCGCCGAGCTGCGCGCCGAGGGCCTGCTCCCGGCGAACGGCGACGGCGGCACCCTGCCGCTCGACGCGCCGATCTCCGTCAAGGAGGCCGTCATGCCGTGGTCGCGGTTCCGCGACATCCACGGACGCGGCGTCGACACGGTGCTCGGACCGGAGATGCGCTCCACCGGCGAGGTCATGGGCATCGACTCGGTCTTCGGGACGGCGTACGCCAAGTCGCAGGCGGGCGCCTACGGCCCGCTGCCCACCAAGGGCCGCGCCTTCATCTCGGTCGCCAACCGGGACAAGCGCTCGATGATCTTCCCGGCGCGCGAACTCGTCGCCCACGGCTTCGAGCTGATGGCCACCTCCGGCACGGCCGAGGTGCTCAAGCGCAACGGCATCCACGCCACGGTCGTGCGCAAGCAGAGCGAGGGCGAGGGCCCGAACGGCGAGAAGACCATCGTCCAGCTCATCCACGACGGCGAGGTCGACCTCATCGTCAACACGCCGTACGGCACCGGCGGCCGCCTCGACGGCTACGAGATCCGCACGGCGGCCGTGGCCCGGTCGGTCCCCTGCCTGACGACGGTGCAGGCGCTCGCCGCCGCCGTCCAGGGCATCGACGCGCTCAACCGCGGAGACGTGGGCGTGCGCTCGCTCCAGGAACACGCCGAGCATCTGATCGCCTCGCGCGACTAG
- the carA gene encoding glutamine-hydrolyzing carbamoyl-phosphate synthase small subunit: protein MTTSTQGNASQREKALPAVLVLEDGRVFRGRSYGAVGVTFGEAVFSTGMTGYQETLTDPSYHRQVVVMTAPHVGNTGVNDEDPESGRIWVAGYVVRDPARVPSNWRSRRSLDEELRSQGVVGISGIDTRALTRHLRERGAMRVGIFSGNALPDGGTMLAEVRQAPEMKGANLAAEVATKEPYVVPAIGEKRFTVAAVDLGIKGMTPHRMAERGIEVHVLPATATAEDIYAVNPDGVFFSNGPGDPATADGPVAVMREVLSRKTPLFGICFGNQILGRALGFGTYKLKYGHRGINQPVQDRTTGKVEVTAHNHGFAVDAPLDEVSQTPYGRAEVSHVCLNDNVVEGLQLLDQPAFSVQYHPEAAAGPHDAAYLFDRFTSLMETVPMEGQRA, encoded by the coding sequence ATGACGACCTCCACTCAGGGGAACGCCTCGCAGAGGGAAAAGGCGCTTCCCGCCGTGCTCGTCCTGGAGGACGGCCGGGTCTTCCGCGGCCGCTCCTACGGGGCCGTGGGGGTGACCTTCGGCGAAGCCGTGTTCTCCACCGGGATGACCGGCTACCAGGAGACCCTGACGGACCCGTCGTACCACCGCCAGGTCGTCGTGATGACCGCCCCGCACGTGGGCAACACCGGCGTCAACGACGAGGACCCCGAGTCGGGGCGGATCTGGGTCGCCGGATACGTCGTCCGCGACCCCGCGCGCGTGCCCTCCAACTGGCGGTCGCGGCGCTCGCTGGACGAGGAACTGCGCAGCCAGGGCGTCGTCGGCATCAGCGGCATCGACACCCGCGCCCTCACCCGCCATCTGCGTGAGCGCGGAGCCATGCGCGTCGGCATCTTCTCCGGCAACGCGCTGCCCGACGGGGGCACCATGCTCGCCGAGGTGCGCCAGGCGCCCGAGATGAAGGGCGCGAACCTCGCCGCGGAGGTCGCCACCAAGGAGCCGTACGTCGTTCCCGCGATCGGCGAGAAGAGGTTCACCGTCGCCGCCGTGGACCTCGGCATCAAGGGCATGACCCCGCACCGGATGGCCGAACGCGGCATCGAGGTGCACGTGCTGCCCGCGACGGCCACCGCCGAGGACATCTACGCCGTGAACCCGGACGGCGTGTTCTTCTCCAACGGCCCCGGCGACCCGGCGACCGCCGACGGTCCCGTCGCCGTCATGCGGGAGGTCCTCTCCCGCAAGACCCCGCTCTTCGGCATCTGCTTCGGCAACCAGATCCTCGGCCGGGCCCTCGGCTTCGGCACGTACAAGCTGAAGTACGGCCACCGCGGCATCAACCAGCCCGTGCAGGACCGTACGACCGGCAAGGTCGAGGTCACCGCGCACAACCACGGCTTCGCCGTCGACGCCCCGCTCGACGAGGTCTCCCAGACGCCCTACGGCCGCGCCGAGGTCTCCCACGTCTGCCTCAACGACAACGTGGTGGAGGGCCTCCAGCTGCTCGACCAGCCGGCCTTCAGCGTCCAGTACCACCCGGAAGCGGCGGCAGGACCGCACGACGCGGCCTACCTGTTCGACCGCTTCACGTCTTTGATGGAAACAGTCCCGATGGAGGGCCAGCGTGCCTAA
- a CDS encoding quinone-dependent dihydroorotate dehydrogenase — protein sequence MYKLFFDLVFKRMDPEQAHHLAFRWIRLVARVPVLRTFVAAVLAPRYEELRTEALGLRMHGPFGLAAGFDKNAVAIDGMSMLGFDHIEIGTVTGEPQPGNPKKRLFRLVPDRALINRMGFNNEGSAAVSERLAARTPVFRTVVGVNIGKTKAVPEEEAVGDYVKSAERLARHADYLVVNVSSPNTPGLRNLQATEALRPLLGAVREAADRAVTGRRVPLLVKIAPDLADEDIDAVADLAVELGLDGIIATNTTIAREGLGLTSDPSVVKETGGLSGAPLKSRSLEVLRRLYARVGDRVTLVGVGGIENAEDAWQRILAGATLVQGYSAFVYEGPFWGRAIHKGLASRLRTSPYATLADAVGADVRKPV from the coding sequence ATGTACAAGCTCTTCTTCGACCTCGTCTTCAAGCGGATGGACCCGGAGCAGGCCCACCACCTCGCCTTCCGCTGGATCCGCCTCGTCGCCCGCGTCCCCGTCCTGCGCACCTTCGTCGCCGCCGTGCTCGCGCCGCGCTACGAGGAACTGCGCACCGAGGCGCTCGGCCTGCGCATGCACGGGCCCTTCGGCCTCGCGGCGGGCTTCGACAAGAACGCCGTGGCCATCGACGGCATGTCGATGCTCGGCTTCGACCACATCGAGATCGGCACGGTCACCGGGGAGCCCCAGCCCGGCAACCCCAAGAAGCGGCTGTTCCGCCTCGTGCCGGACCGCGCGCTGATCAACCGCATGGGATTCAACAACGAGGGCTCCGCGGCCGTCTCCGAGCGCCTGGCGGCCCGTACGCCCGTCTTCCGGACCGTCGTGGGCGTCAACATCGGCAAGACCAAGGCCGTCCCGGAGGAGGAGGCCGTCGGTGACTACGTGAAGTCGGCCGAACGCCTCGCCCGGCACGCCGACTACCTCGTCGTGAACGTGTCGTCCCCGAACACCCCCGGGCTGCGCAACCTCCAGGCCACCGAGGCGCTGCGCCCGCTGCTCGGCGCCGTCCGTGAGGCAGCCGACCGCGCGGTCACCGGCCGGCGCGTCCCGCTGCTGGTCAAGATCGCGCCCGACCTCGCCGACGAGGACATCGACGCGGTCGCCGACCTCGCCGTCGAACTCGGCCTCGACGGGATCATCGCCACGAACACGACCATCGCGCGCGAGGGGCTCGGTCTGACGTCCGACCCCTCGGTGGTGAAGGAGACCGGGGGCCTGTCCGGAGCGCCGCTCAAGTCACGCTCCCTGGAGGTGCTGCGCCGCCTCTACGCGCGCGTGGGCGACCGCGTCACCCTGGTGGGCGTCGGCGGCATCGAGAACGCCGAGGACGCCTGGCAGCGCATCCTGGCCGGCGCCACGCTGGTGCAGGGCTACAGCGCCTTCGTCTACGAGGGCCCCTTCTGGGGCCGCGCCATCCACAAGGGGCTCGCCTCCCGCCTGCGGACGAGCCCGTACGCCACCCTCGCCGACGCGGTCGGCGCCGACGTGAGGAAGCCCGTATGA
- a CDS encoding integration host factor: MALPPLTPEQRAAALEKAAAARRERAEVKNRLKHSGASLHEVIKQGQENDVVGKMKVSALLESLPGVGKVRAKQIMERLGISESRRVRGLGSNQIASLEREFGGSGA, encoded by the coding sequence GTGGCTCTTCCGCCCCTTACCCCTGAACAGCGCGCAGCCGCGCTCGAAAAGGCCGCCGCGGCTCGCCGGGAGCGGGCCGAGGTCAAGAATCGACTCAAGCACTCCGGCGCGTCCCTTCACGAGGTCATCAAGCAGGGCCAGGAGAACGACGTCGTCGGCAAGATGAAGGTCTCCGCTCTCCTGGAGTCCCTGCCGGGCGTGGGCAAGGTCCGCGCCAAGCAGATCATGGAGCGACTCGGGATCTCCGAGAGCCGTCGTGTTCGCGGTCTCGGCTCGAACCAGATCGCCTCTTTGGAGCGCGAGTTCGGCGGTTCCGGCGCCTGA
- the gmk gene encoding guanylate kinase, translated as MAATFRGTTPVPPDVRPRLTVLSGPSGVGKSTVVAHMRKEHPEVWLSVSATTRKPRPGEKHGVHYFFVTDDEMDKLIANGELLEWAEFAGNRYGTPRAAVLEHLESGAPLLLEIDLQGARQVRESMEDALLVFLAPPSWEELVRRLTGRGTEAPAVIERRLEAAKIELAAEPEFDVTLVNTSVEDVARELLALVEVV; from the coding sequence ATGGCTGCAACATTCCGGGGGACGACCCCCGTGCCCCCGGACGTACGTCCGCGGCTGACCGTGCTCTCCGGCCCCTCAGGGGTCGGCAAGAGCACGGTCGTCGCTCATATGCGCAAGGAACACCCCGAGGTCTGGCTCTCGGTGTCGGCGACGACCCGCAAGCCCCGCCCCGGTGAGAAGCACGGAGTCCACTACTTCTTCGTCACAGACGATGAGATGGACAAGCTGATCGCCAACGGCGAGCTCCTGGAGTGGGCCGAATTCGCCGGCAATCGCTACGGGACCCCGCGTGCGGCCGTCCTGGAGCACCTGGAGTCGGGAGCGCCGCTCCTCCTGGAGATCGACCTCCAGGGTGCCCGGCAGGTCCGCGAGTCCATGGAGGACGCGCTGCTGGTGTTCCTGGCCCCGCCCTCCTGGGAGGAATTGGTCCGCAGGCTCACCGGACGAGGCACCGAAGCGCCCGCGGTGATCGAGCGCCGCCTGGAGGCGGCCAAGATCGAACTGGCGGCCGAGCCGGAGTTCGATGTCACCCTGGTCAACACCTCCGTCGAGGACGTGGCGCGTGAGCTGCTAGCCTTGGTGGAAGTTGTTTGA
- the coaBC gene encoding bifunctional phosphopantothenoylcysteine decarboxylase/phosphopantothenate--cysteine ligase CoaBC, producing MDKPKVVLGVSGGIAAYKACELLRRLTESGHDVRVVPTASALHFVGAATWSALSGHPVSTEVWSDVHEVPHVRIGQHADLVVVAPATADMLAKAAHGLADDLLTNTLLTARCPVVFAPAMHTEMWEHPATQENVATLRRRGAVVIEPAVGRLTGVDTGKGRLPDPGEIFEVCRRVLARGVAEPDLAGRHVVVSAGGTREPLDPVRFLGNRSSGKQGYALARTAAARGARVTLIAANTGLADPAGVDVVQVGTAVQMREAVLKAAPDADVVVMAAAVADFRPEVYAAGKIKKKDGQEPEPIVLVRNPDILAEIAKDRGRPGQIVVGFAAETDDVLANGRTKLERKGCDLLVVNEVGERKTFGSEENEAVVLGADGSETPVPHGPKEALAETVWDLVTHRLV from the coding sequence GTGGACAAGCCGAAGGTCGTTCTGGGGGTCAGCGGTGGCATCGCCGCGTACAAGGCCTGTGAGCTGCTGCGACGACTGACGGAGTCGGGCCACGACGTGCGCGTCGTGCCCACCGCGTCCGCGCTGCACTTCGTCGGCGCCGCCACCTGGTCCGCGCTCTCGGGCCATCCCGTCTCCACCGAGGTCTGGTCGGACGTCCACGAGGTCCCGCACGTCCGCATCGGGCAGCACGCCGATCTGGTGGTGGTCGCCCCGGCGACGGCCGACATGCTGGCCAAGGCCGCCCACGGACTGGCCGACGACCTCCTCACCAACACCCTGCTCACCGCCCGCTGCCCGGTCGTCTTCGCGCCCGCCATGCACACCGAGATGTGGGAGCACCCGGCGACGCAGGAGAACGTGGCCACCCTTCGGCGGCGCGGTGCCGTGGTGATCGAGCCCGCCGTGGGGCGGCTGACCGGCGTGGACACCGGCAAGGGGCGGCTGCCCGACCCGGGGGAGATCTTCGAGGTCTGCCGCCGCGTGCTCGCCCGTGGGGTCGCCGAACCGGATCTCGCCGGCCGCCATGTCGTCGTCAGCGCGGGCGGCACCCGCGAGCCCCTGGACCCCGTCCGCTTCCTCGGCAACCGCTCCTCCGGCAAGCAGGGGTACGCCCTCGCCCGTACCGCCGCCGCCCGCGGCGCCCGGGTCACGCTGATCGCGGCGAACACGGGCCTCGCGGACCCGGCCGGGGTCGACGTGGTCCAGGTCGGAACCGCCGTGCAGATGCGTGAGGCGGTGCTGAAGGCGGCCCCGGACGCCGACGTGGTGGTGATGGCCGCCGCGGTGGCGGACTTCCGCCCGGAGGTCTACGCCGCCGGAAAGATCAAGAAGAAGGACGGTCAGGAGCCCGAGCCGATCGTCCTCGTCCGCAATCCGGACATCCTCGCCGAGATCGCCAAGGACCGGGGTCGCCCCGGCCAGATCGTCGTGGGATTCGCCGCCGAGACCGACGACGTCCTCGCCAACGGACGGACGAAACTGGAACGCAAGGGCTGCGATCTCCTCGTGGTGAACGAGGTGGGGGAGCGCAAGACCTTCGGTTCCGAGGAGAACGAGGCGGTGGTGCTCGGGGCCGACGGCAGTGAGACCCCGGTGCCCCACGGACCCAAGGAAGCACTGGCCGAGACGGTGTGGGACCTCGTGACACACCGACTGGTATGA
- the rpoZ gene encoding DNA-directed RNA polymerase subunit omega, whose protein sequence is MSSSITAPEGIINPPIDELLEATDSKYSLVIYAAKRARQINAYYSQLGEGLLEYVGPLVDTHVHEKPLSIALREINAGLLTSEAVEGPAQ, encoded by the coding sequence GTGTCCTCTTCCATCACTGCTCCCGAGGGCATCATCAACCCTCCGATCGACGAGCTTCTCGAGGCCACCGACTCGAAGTACAGCCTGGTGATCTACGCGGCCAAGCGTGCCCGCCAGATCAACGCGTACTACTCGCAGCTCGGCGAGGGCCTCCTCGAGTACGTCGGTCCGCTCGTCGACACCCACGTCCACGAGAAGCCGCTGTCGATCGCCCTGCGCGAGATCAACGCGGGTCTGCTGACCTCCGAGGCCGTCGAAGGCCCCGCCCAGTAG